The DNA window gacacCAATAGtagtaatataaatttaaatattaactattaaatttaaaatgtatAAATACATACGTACTTTTCAAATATATATGGTGATTGGTGATTTACTCTAAAAATAGGTTTAGAAGGGATGTATATTAAAACTTTTTCGTTgttgaaactaaaataaaataattattttttaatagcttttctcttaagtttaagtttttaaattttttaaatttattttcaaaagttaataacagatttgtaaataaaataaaataattcttcAATGATTATCAATTTTGCAATTGTTTCagcttaaaattttttttaaatatttttaaaaatggattttataaAACTGTCattctatatattataaattttttaatattttttttctaaattaaaatactaatttttaCGTCCTAATATGAACCTACATTATTTAAGATTAAAACCTAtctgaaattataatttttataaaaactatttgaaataattttaaaattaaataatttttttaatttttttttgagtaaaataAGAATTTTTATTACCcaaaacaagtcattacatgcCGATCATCTAGATCTAGGCTACAACAGAATCAAAACAACCAAAAACCACAAAGAAAATCAACATTAACTAATTCCCAAGGTATCTATCTGCACATGGTTTTTAAGATATTTCTTGCTATGGGCTCGTAAAACCACCACATACTAAATGTTTTTAACAATCTCTATGTCCAGATTTTGCTTGCCAAATCTGATCCCATTACGCTCTTGCCAAATCTGATAGATCGTTCTCAGCCACTGTCATCTTAAGGAGCTTTCTTTTCCAACCTTTTTTTGCTGTCTCCATACTCAGCCAAGTACTTTCTACTAGCCAATCACCACTGATTCTATTATAACCTAACCAAGATAGCATTGTTTGTCAAATCCCGTGAGTGTACCTGCAAGCAAAGAACAAATGTCCAATACTTTCTGCTTGTCCACAGAAAATACATAATCCATCTGTTACAATTTGAATTTTCTCGAGTCTGTCTTTGGTGGGGAGCCGGTTCCAAAGAGCAAGCCAGAGTGTAAAACAAGCTTGAGGCCTAGCATAATTATGGAAGAAGATCTTTCTCCAATGAATTGGACTACCACTGCCCCTGATTTCCTTGTACATGTCTCCGGTTCTGAACCTTTGTAAATGGATACTTTTCACCCAATAATCACTGGTCAGAGCTACCTCTCTCATCTTGATGATGTTTTTAATTATCCAGGAGAGGGAATTGTTTACTTGCCACTGCAGGATATTGTCACCCTTCAAGTAATAAGCTCCTATCCATCTGATCCAAAGCTTGTCAGCTTTCATGTGCAAATTCCACAACAATTTGATCATAGTTGCTTTGTTCCAGTCCATAAGGAAAGTCAGGTTCAGACCCCCTGTATTTTTAGGCTGACAAACAGTTTCCTAGGCAATCAAGGCTTTTCTACCCGTGGCTTTCCCTAACCATAAGAAGTTTTTACAAATCGACTCAATTCTTCTGATGATACTTTTAGGGGAGAGGGAAAACTTGCATCCAAAAACCAGCAATGGACATCAGGGTACTTTTCACCAATTGTTGTCTGCCAGCATAGCTAAGTAAATTAGATGACCAATGTTGGATCTTTTCTAACATTATGTTTATGAGGGATTGACATTAATTCACAGTGATTTTTCTTGTGGAGAGAGGAACTCCTAAATATTTGAATGGAAGCTTACCAAtgtcatatataattttttaaaattttgatattcaatttttttttattaaaatgatgaaatatctaaaataatattttaagaataactattgaaaccaaattttaattttaaacttttatgacaaaattttttatttacacaaaattatattacactataaaaaatattcaaaaaattaagcaaaaacaaacaaaaacaaactgaTCATTAGTTTCAAAATTTAACTGAAAACTTATTAATATTCTAATGacaaattaaaatactttttaaaaattacaatagTAGTCTGTTCGAATATAATCATTAAccattatatataattttgatttaattattttatttaatataaaattttattttaatcactttacataatattttttatgatggtaattttgataattattttaaaaatattttgcccatttgaaaatataaatgatcaattaaaattattaaattaaaaaaaatagaggaCTAAGATTTAAAATAAGTCTTAAATTTATTCTTTAAGAAAAAAATACCTAATACAATTCATTATTGTTAGCAGATTAAAAAATAGAAGAAgagtttatttatatatttttattaggattaaaTATTTTGGTATGCGAAATTCCAATAGAAATATGGCTTTTAATatgcttttttgttttgttttgtttgggtTTTGTGCACTTCAGTTAGCCCAATATTTAACATTCTTATTTAGAAAGTGTAGTTAAATGAGAAACTATTCATCTTGCATAAAATAGTCAATGCTATATTATTGTAAACAAACTTATAAATGTCATCTAGCCATACTCAAGAAGTAACCCTTGAAGTTACTCGAAAGTCTCTGAACCTGTAAGAAAATTCTAAGTTTACAAAACAAGTTTAATGCACAAAACCAAAATGTGAACCATAAAACCTTCATCGAACAATCCAAATCCTCAACGACGTGCAATCCATTTCCAAAAAATATTCACTGAAACACTTGCTCTAAATTCCATGTTCCAACAGAACATTATTCTGTGTTGCAATGGTTGTACCGTTATTTGAGTAGCATACTCCTTTCGGCGTACCTCCAAAGTCACTTAAACGAAATATAGATAATTGAAAATTGATGTAGCTCTAAGAGTTCGTGAATGAAACCACAAACAACTCTACATAAGTTTCATCGAATAAAATCATTGTTTAGATCATCGCTTTAGTTGCCTTCTAGCCAAGGCAGGGGTTTTCTTAGGGATATAGACCTTGTAGCTAACCTGAACATTCACAAAATATtagcaataataataaaaaggttAGTGAAAGCAATGGATTATATATAGTATGATATGGCTCACCATGATGACACAAATTTCATAATATATAAGACAGATTATCACACTCACCTGCACCAATTCACCACCCCGCATCACAGTCATTGTTTTCTGCTCAAACTGAGAGCCCTGGTTGGATCCATCTTGTAGTTTGCCTGGATTATTTTCTACAGATTCAAGGGTAGCAACATTGCGTGACTCGACAATGTCTGTCGCACTGCTATCAATATTCTGGATTGAAGATTGTGTTGTCTTAGCCGCATTCCTTTCTTCATCAGCCTCGCTCACTGGCAACTTTGCATTAGAAGGTTCGCGCGAATCAGATGTTTGCTTAGATTTAAACTGAGAATGAGCATTGGCAACATCTTTTCCCTTGTCCAAGTTATTATGCTCAAATTTAGGTTCAAGAATAGAAGGTTCAGAACCAAGAGAAGGAACGCCTCTAATGCCTTTGACATTATCACTGCCATTGTGACTCGAGGTATGAGCAGCTTCAAAAGTACCCGCATTTTTAATACTTTCTGCCAAAACCAGCTTTTCACGAGGAAGTCCGGACACGGTTGTTTGCTTCAGAGATGAGCGACTTTGGAGTGAATCATGGCAAGATTTTGATGGGGTGGATTCCAAATTGCCCGTCTTGTTATTAGTAGATTCAGTGACTACTTTGCAATGGCTGTCTGCATCCACTTTTTCTGGTGCACTAGCCATTTGAATCTTAGCAGAACCAGACATTTCTTTGTCCACTTTCAAATTCCTTCCATTGTTTTTCGGATAAGTAACTAAATTTCTTCTCCCAACAGGCAAACTAGTTTCTTCTACAGGTGCTTGCTTACCAAATTTTGTCGCTATAGCAACATTACTGATATTAGATTTATCTTGGACCAGTTCCTCTTTATCGGTGTTTGGTTGCTTCACTTGGCTGACAATTTTATTTTCCTGTTCAGAAGCTTTTGCGTGGGACTGGACTTGACCTCGGAACTTTCTTAAGTTTTCCAAAGCTCTTTGTCTAAGAATTAACTCCAAATCAACATCATTCAGAGCCCTAGAAACATCATTTGTTTCCTCCTTTATAGGTTCACTTGTCCCAACACAAACTTCAAGGCTGCCGATATCACAAAGTTTGGGCTCTGTAAAGTTAACATCGCCATTCATATCTACTATATCATCCTTGGCCCTTATTTCCTCTTCTGGTGTACGCTGTGTACGATGATGATCCAACTCCCTCTTTGAGCCCCCATCGTTACTGTCGTTACTTCTACAAGGATAGTCAAGATCATCTACAATTTCCTCTTTGGTTTCATTTCCAGAAAATTGTCTAGATTCATCCCCTTCGTTTGCAACAGTAATAACTGATCGGAGCCACCTCGTTTTGTTCTCGGGCACATATTTCTCTTCAGTCCCTTCATAATTACATTCACCATGGGGACTACTGCAAGGTGAACAACTCCTAGCCCTATATCTACCACTCTTGGCACTTCCACTTCTTCCCCTCATTCGTCTTTTGTCATTTTCCTTTCTTTCAGTTCTTCCCCTGGAGCGCTCATATTCAACATTATCATTGCTCTCATTCCCACCCGGACATATTGAGCAGCTTCGTGACCCACTGCTCACCGGACTAGCACTCGCTTCTATCTTAACCTTTTTCTTCCTACGGGATTTCTCCTTTGTCTCATCATACTTGTTTTTCCTCTTCTCCTTTTTTCTCTTCCGGGCAAAGAGAGAGTCCTCACTGCTGTCACTGCTGCATGACCGTCTCCGAGACCTCTTCTTACGACTTTTCACATCTTTTCTTGTGCGAGACCGATCCCTTTTTCTTTTAGACCTATCTTCAGAACTAGAAGACACCGATGTGTCCATGTTTTTTGAATCATCATAGTCTGAGCTAGAAAGAGAAACCTCATGGCGACGAGCCTTCTTTGATTTATATTTCCTACTCTTACTTCTACTGCTAGCCTTTGACTAAACCACCAAGTTGAGTATAAATTAGACACAAATAGGAAAATGCATGTTCAGTTAAATTAATCAACTCAACAAGCTATATACACTCGGCGGATGGGAAAACCCAACAgccaaatcaaataaaaaacaacacatttaggtcatgtttggataaacaacttaattaagcaCTGATTGCATGGTTGTCAAGATCTCGAGTTAGATCTTAAAATCTTAAGATTTTCCGATCTCATTCACCCCACGATTCCAATCTTAAGTAGAATCGCGTGTTGTAGTCAAATTGTGaaaaatttgtaaaattattGATTTTGTGCGATGTTTGCCAGTTTCGGGCATGATTGGTCATTTTCCAACCACCGCCATTAAAAGTGAGAAGGATGACATGATGCAGAGGCACAACAATAACAGTTCGGCAGGGATGAATGCGTGCTTTTTGAAATGAAGTTAGGGTTTAGAGAATAAACATCTCACTTGTAGGGTTTGTTTTAGCTAATTGTCTTAAGATAATCCTAGTAATT is part of the Vicia villosa cultivar HV-30 ecotype Madison, WI linkage group LG2, Vvil1.0, whole genome shotgun sequence genome and encodes:
- the LOC131653509 gene encoding uncharacterized protein LOC131653509, with amino-acid sequence MGKSSTSLKKKHSKTSSKSKASSRSKSRKYKSKKARRHEVSLSSSDYDDSKNMDTSVSSSSEDRSKRKRDRSRTRKDVKSRKKRSRRRSCSSDSSEDSLFARKRKKEKRKNKYDETKEKSRRKKKVKIEASASPVSSGSRSCSICPGGNESNDNVEYERSRGRTERKENDKRRMRGRSGSAKSGRYRARSCSPCSSPHGECNYEGTEEKYVPENKTRWLRSVITVANEGDESRQFSGNETKEEIVDDLDYPCRSNDSNDGGSKRELDHHRTQRTPEEEIRAKDDIVDMNGDVNFTEPKLCDIGSLEVCVGTSEPIKEETNDVSRALNDVDLELILRQRALENLRKFRGQVQSHAKASEQENKIVSQVKQPNTDKEELVQDKSNISNVAIATKFGKQAPVEETSLPVGRRNLVTYPKNNGRNLKVDKEMSGSAKIQMASAPEKVDADSHCKVVTESTNNKTGNLESTPSKSCHDSLQSRSSLKQTTVSGLPREKLVLAESIKNAGTFEAAHTSSHNGSDNVKGIRGVPSLGSEPSILEPKFEHNNLDKGKDVANAHSQFKSKQTSDSREPSNAKLPVSEADEERNAAKTTQSSIQNIDSSATDIVESRNVATLESVENNPGKLQDGSNQGSQFEQKTMTVMRGGELVQVSYKVYIPKKTPALARRQLKR